The Fundulus heteroclitus isolate FHET01 chromosome 13, MU-UCD_Fhet_4.1, whole genome shotgun sequence genome contains a region encoding:
- the dync1li1 gene encoding cytoplasmic dynein 1 light intermediate chain 1 isoform X2, which yields MATTGRSALLSSTSAGPKSTLESSNPDEEDGQDLWSTILSEVSTHSRSKLPSGKNVLVMGEVGSGKTTLVAKLQGIEEYMKGRGLEYLYFSVHDDDIDDYTRCNAWVLDGDLYHKGLQGVAVPVGSIEDTLLLITVDMSRPWNALDSLQKWAAVAREHIDKLRIAPEKLRELEHKIVKQFQEYAEPGSGEDGTPQRRSDEEEGVLLPLGDNTLTHNLGIPVVVVCTKCDAISTLEKEHDYRDEHLDFIQSHIRHFCLQYGASLLYTSVKEMKNLDVLYKYLVHRLYGFPFRCPAQVVERDAVFIPSGWDNEKKIAILHENFQALKADDGYEDVIVKPPVRKIVHEKEIQAEDDQVFLVKLQSLLAKQPAVTAGRPVDTTSRAPTGSPRTSNRSAAANVANAMPQSGQTSEGVLANFFNSLLTKKAGTGGPGTPGSKLGLSDVQAELDRISNRETDSDLSNANDAATDGPDT from the exons ATGGCGACTACAGGGAGGAGTGCATTATTATCCTCCACATCAGCTGGACCTAAGAGCACACTGGAGAGCTCCAACCCAGACGAGGAGGACGGGCAGGACCTATG GTCCACCATCCTGAGTGAAGTGTCTACCCATTCAAGATCAAAGCTACCGTCTGGGAAAAATGTCTTGGTCATGG GCGAGGTGGGCTCGGGGAAGACCACCCTGGTGGCGAAGCTACAAGGCATTGAGGAGTACATGAAAGGACGTGGCCTGGAATACCTCTACTTCAGTGTTCACGACGACGACATCGACG ATTACACCCGGTGCAACGCGTGGGTCTTGGACGGCGACCTCTACCACAAAGGTCTGCAGGGAGTAGCCGTTCCGGTGGGCTCGATCGAAGACACCCTGCTGCTGATAACGGTGGACATGTCACGGCCGTGGAACGCCCTGGACTCCCTGCAGAAGTGGGCGGCCGTCGCTAGGGAACACATCGACAAACTCCGGATCGCTCCAGAAAAGCTGCGGGAGCTGGAGCACAAGA TTGTGAAACAGTTCCAGGAGTACGCGGAGCCGGGCAGTGGAGAGGACGGCACGCCGCAGAGGAGGAGCGACGAGGAGGAGGGCGTGCTGCTGCCGTTGGGGGACAACACACTGACGCACAACCTAGGCATACCAGTGGTGGTGGTCTGCACCAAG TGCGACGCCATCAGCACGCTGGAGAAGGAGCACGACTACAGAGACGAACACTTGGACTTCATCCAGTCCCACATCAGACATTTCTGTCTGCAGT ACGGCGCCTCCTTGCTTTACACGTCGGTGAAGGAGATGAAGAACCTGGACGTCCTCTACAAGTATCTCGTCCACAGACTCTACGGCTTTCCCTTCCGCTGCCCCGCCCAGGTGGTGGAGAGGGACGCCGTCTTCAT TCCGTCAGGTTGGGACAACGAGAAAAAGATCGCCATACTTCACGAGAACTTCCAGGCGCTGAAAGCGGACGACGGCTACGAGGACGTAATAGTCAAACCGCCAGTTAGAAAG ATTGTCCACGAAAAGGAGATCCAGGCGGAAGACGACCAAGTGTTTCTGGTAAAGCTGCAG TCACTTCTTGCCAAACAGCCCGCGGTGACAGCGGGACGACCAGTG GACACCACCAGCAGGGCACCCACAGGCTCCCCGAGGACGAGCAATCGCTCCGCAGCCGCCAACGTAGCCAACGCCATGCCGCAGTCGG GTCAGACAAGCGAGGGCGTGCTGGCCAACTTCTTCAACAGTCTACTGACAAAGAAGGCCGGGACGGGGGGGCCCGGGACACCAG GTTCAAAGCTGGGACTGAGCGACGTCCAGGCAGAGCTGGATCGCATATCTAACCGGGAAACTGACTCGGACTTGTCCAATGCCAACGACGCCGCCACCGACGGCCCGGACACATGA
- the dync1li1 gene encoding cytoplasmic dynein 1 light intermediate chain 1 isoform X1 has protein sequence MATTGRSALLSSTSAGPKSTLESSNPDEEDGQDLWSTILSEVSTHSRSKLPSGKNVLVMGEVGSGKTTLVAKLQGIEEYMKGRGLEYLYFSVHDDDIDDYTRCNAWVLDGDLYHKGLQGVAVPVGSIEDTLLLITVDMSRPWNALDSLQKWAAVAREHIDKLRIAPEKLRELEHKIVKQFQEYAEPGSGEDGTPQRRSDEEEGVLLPLGDNTLTHNLGIPVVVVCTKCDAISTLEKEHDYRDEHLDFIQSHIRHFCLQYGASLLYTSVKEMKNLDVLYKYLVHRLYGFPFRCPAQVVERDAVFIPSGWDNEKKIAILHENFQALKADDGYEDVIVKPPVRKIVHEKEIQAEDDQVFLVKLQSLLAKQPAVTAGRPVDTTSRAPTGSPRTSNRSAAANVANAMPQSGQTSEGVLANFFNSLLTKKAGTGGPGTPGGNNTPGTVRKSGSKLGLSDVQAELDRISNRETDSDLSNANDAATDGPDT, from the exons ATGGCGACTACAGGGAGGAGTGCATTATTATCCTCCACATCAGCTGGACCTAAGAGCACACTGGAGAGCTCCAACCCAGACGAGGAGGACGGGCAGGACCTATG GTCCACCATCCTGAGTGAAGTGTCTACCCATTCAAGATCAAAGCTACCGTCTGGGAAAAATGTCTTGGTCATGG GCGAGGTGGGCTCGGGGAAGACCACCCTGGTGGCGAAGCTACAAGGCATTGAGGAGTACATGAAAGGACGTGGCCTGGAATACCTCTACTTCAGTGTTCACGACGACGACATCGACG ATTACACCCGGTGCAACGCGTGGGTCTTGGACGGCGACCTCTACCACAAAGGTCTGCAGGGAGTAGCCGTTCCGGTGGGCTCGATCGAAGACACCCTGCTGCTGATAACGGTGGACATGTCACGGCCGTGGAACGCCCTGGACTCCCTGCAGAAGTGGGCGGCCGTCGCTAGGGAACACATCGACAAACTCCGGATCGCTCCAGAAAAGCTGCGGGAGCTGGAGCACAAGA TTGTGAAACAGTTCCAGGAGTACGCGGAGCCGGGCAGTGGAGAGGACGGCACGCCGCAGAGGAGGAGCGACGAGGAGGAGGGCGTGCTGCTGCCGTTGGGGGACAACACACTGACGCACAACCTAGGCATACCAGTGGTGGTGGTCTGCACCAAG TGCGACGCCATCAGCACGCTGGAGAAGGAGCACGACTACAGAGACGAACACTTGGACTTCATCCAGTCCCACATCAGACATTTCTGTCTGCAGT ACGGCGCCTCCTTGCTTTACACGTCGGTGAAGGAGATGAAGAACCTGGACGTCCTCTACAAGTATCTCGTCCACAGACTCTACGGCTTTCCCTTCCGCTGCCCCGCCCAGGTGGTGGAGAGGGACGCCGTCTTCAT TCCGTCAGGTTGGGACAACGAGAAAAAGATCGCCATACTTCACGAGAACTTCCAGGCGCTGAAAGCGGACGACGGCTACGAGGACGTAATAGTCAAACCGCCAGTTAGAAAG ATTGTCCACGAAAAGGAGATCCAGGCGGAAGACGACCAAGTGTTTCTGGTAAAGCTGCAG TCACTTCTTGCCAAACAGCCCGCGGTGACAGCGGGACGACCAGTG GACACCACCAGCAGGGCACCCACAGGCTCCCCGAGGACGAGCAATCGCTCCGCAGCCGCCAACGTAGCCAACGCCATGCCGCAGTCGG GTCAGACAAGCGAGGGCGTGCTGGCCAACTTCTTCAACAGTCTACTGACAAAGAAGGCCGGGACGGGGGGGCCCGGGACACCAGGTGGGAACAACACTCCAGGAACTGTACGGAAGTCAG GTTCAAAGCTGGGACTGAGCGACGTCCAGGCAGAGCTGGATCGCATATCTAACCGGGAAACTGACTCGGACTTGTCCAATGCCAACGACGCCGCCACCGACGGCCCGGACACATGA